In Streptomyces sp. NBC_01551, one DNA window encodes the following:
- a CDS encoding serine/threonine-protein kinase encodes MAMMRLRREDPRVVGSFRLHRRLGAGGMGVVYLGSDRRGQRVALKVIRPDLAEDQEFRSRFAREVSAARRIRGGCTARLVAADLEAERPWFATQYVPGPSLHDKVAEEGPLTAAQIAAVGAALSEGLVAVHEAGVVHRDLKPSNILLSPKGPRIIDFGIAWATGASTLTHVGTAVGSPGFLAPEQVRGAAVTPATDVFALGATLAYAATADSPFGHGSSEVMLYRVVHEEPHLVGVPDALAPLVRACLAKDPEERPSTLQLSMRLKEIAAREAHGLSDGRPPAQRARAERPTGRLAEPPYEEQRTERRTAGTPAPRPQGQGNGHGPGPGQGQGPHSGPHSRPSSSRNPGAAGAGGGPSSRPTSGRTGGRPAPRTTGTGRRPSRPDPRLMRQRLIVFVVVTLIVALGIAAAQKL; translated from the coding sequence ATGGCGATGATGCGGCTCCGGCGCGAGGACCCGCGTGTCGTCGGCTCGTTCAGACTGCACCGGCGGCTCGGCGCCGGCGGCATGGGCGTGGTCTACCTGGGCTCGGACCGGCGCGGCCAGCGCGTCGCCCTCAAGGTGATCCGGCCCGATCTGGCCGAGGACCAGGAGTTCCGCTCGCGGTTCGCGCGCGAGGTGTCCGCCGCCCGGCGGATCCGCGGCGGGTGCACCGCGCGTCTGGTGGCCGCGGACCTGGAGGCCGAGCGGCCGTGGTTCGCCACCCAGTACGTGCCCGGCCCGTCGCTGCACGACAAGGTGGCCGAGGAGGGCCCGCTGACGGCCGCGCAGATCGCCGCCGTGGGCGCCGCGCTCTCCGAGGGGCTGGTCGCCGTACACGAGGCGGGGGTCGTGCACCGGGACCTGAAGCCCTCGAACATCCTGCTGTCCCCCAAGGGGCCCCGGATCATCGACTTCGGGATCGCCTGGGCCACCGGCGCGAGCACCCTCACCCACGTGGGCACCGCCGTCGGCTCCCCCGGCTTCCTCGCGCCCGAGCAGGTGCGCGGCGCCGCCGTCACCCCGGCCACGGACGTCTTCGCGCTCGGCGCCACCCTCGCGTACGCGGCGACCGCCGACTCGCCCTTCGGGCACGGCAGTTCCGAGGTCATGCTGTACCGGGTGGTGCACGAGGAGCCGCATCTGGTCGGGGTCCCGGACGCCCTCGCGCCCCTCGTACGGGCCTGCCTGGCCAAGGATCCCGAGGAGCGGCCGAGCACGCTCCAGCTGTCGATGCGGCTCAAGGAGATCGCGGCGCGCGAGGCGCACGGGCTGTCCGACGGACGCCCGCCGGCGCAGCGCGCCCGGGCCGAGCGGCCCACCGGTCGGCTGGCCGAGCCGCCCTACGAGGAACAGCGGACGGAGCGGCGTACGGCGGGCACACCCGCGCCGAGGCCGCAGGGCCAGGGCAACGGGCACGGGCCGGGCCCGGGGCAGGGGCAGGGGCCACACAGCGGTCCGCACTCGCGGCCGTCGTCCTCGCGCAATCCGGGCGCGGCGGGCGCCGGCGGCGGCCCGTCCTCGCGGCCGACCTCGGGCCGTACGGGCGGCCGCCCGGCGCCCCGTACGACGGGTACGGGGCGGCGGCCCTCGCGGCCCGACCCGCGGCTGATGCGGCAGCGGCTGATCGTGTTCGTCGTGGTGACGCTGATCGTCGCGCTGGGCATCGCCGCGGCGCAGAAGCTGTAG
- a CDS encoding RNA methyltransferase produces the protein MADLITIEDPDDPRLRDYTGLTDVELRRRREPAEGLFIAEGEKVIRRAKDAGYEMRSMLLSAKWVDVMRDVIDELPAPVYAVSPDLAERVTGYHVHRGALASMQRKPLPTAEELLATTRRVAIMEAVNDHTNIGAIFRSAAALGMDAVLLSPDCADPLYRRSVKVSMGAVFSVPYARLETWPKGLDSVREAGFKLLALTPHQKASPIDEAAPQTLERVALMLGAEGDGLSTQALVAADEWVRIPMAHGVDSLNVGAAAAVAFYAVASGRP, from the coding sequence GTGGCTGATCTCATCACCATCGAAGACCCCGACGACCCGCGCCTGCGCGACTACACGGGCCTGACCGACGTCGAACTCCGGCGCCGGCGCGAGCCCGCGGAAGGCCTCTTCATCGCCGAGGGCGAGAAGGTCATCAGACGGGCCAAGGACGCCGGGTACGAGATGCGCTCGATGCTGCTCTCCGCCAAGTGGGTCGACGTCATGCGCGACGTCATCGACGAGCTCCCGGCCCCGGTCTATGCCGTCAGCCCGGACCTCGCCGAGCGCGTCACCGGCTACCACGTGCACCGCGGCGCCCTCGCCTCCATGCAGCGCAAGCCGCTGCCGACGGCCGAGGAACTCCTCGCCACCACCCGCCGCGTGGCCATCATGGAGGCGGTCAACGACCACACCAACATCGGGGCCATCTTCCGCAGCGCCGCCGCCCTCGGCATGGACGCGGTGCTGCTGTCGCCCGACTGCGCGGACCCGCTGTACCGCCGCTCGGTGAAGGTGTCGATGGGCGCGGTGTTCTCCGTCCCGTACGCCCGCCTGGAGACCTGGCCCAAGGGCCTGGACTCGGTCCGCGAGGCCGGCTTCAAGCTGCTCGCGCTCACCCCGCACCAGAAGGCCTCGCCGATCGACGAGGCCGCCCCGCAGACCCTGGAGCGGGTCGCGCTGATGCTGGGCGCGGAGGGCGACGGACTGTCCACGCAGGCGCTGGTCGCCGCCGACGAGTGGGTACGGATCCCCATGGCACACGGGGTCGACTCGCTGAACGTGGGCGCGGCCGCCGCCGTCGCCTTCTACGCGGTGGCGAGCGGCCGCCCGTAG